The region GCGGCCCCCAAAATCTGTCCCATGGTGCCCACCATGGTATCCAATTCACTGTTAACCCGTAGATCCTGTAGCTGGAAATCAAAGCCACCAAACTGCCCTAGTCCCCGGATGGGGGGTGGATTAAGGGGAAAAATGTTGGCTTCGGGAATTTGGGAAAACTTACCAAACATTTGGCCGATGATAGCCTGCACCGACTGATTGGGGGCTGGGCGCTCACCCCAGGGTTTGAGGCGGGAGAAAATGATGCCCTGGTTGGGGCTATTACCACTAAAGCTAAATCCCCCCACCGCAAAAGTTGCCGTTATCTCTGGCACTGCCAATAGCTCCTTTTCCACCTGGGCCATGACTCGACTGGTGTATTGCAAAGACACCCCCTGGGGAGCCTGAATGATGGTGATGAAATAGCCCTGGTCTTCGTCCGGTAAAAAAGCGGTGGGCACTGTTAAGTAAAACCAGGCCGTGGCCCCCAGTAGGAGCACAAAAACCCCCACTACCATGGCCTTAAACTTAACTAACCTCTGCAGAGCGCCGCCATAGAGTTGACGTACCCGCTCCAGCCGCCGGTTAAACCAATTAAAAAACCAGGCGATCGCCGCTGGAGGTTCCTGGCCTTCCCGCAACAGTAGGGCACAGAGGGAAGGGGTAAGGGTGAGGGCCAAAAAAGTGGACAGGAGAATCGAAAAGGCAATGGTGAGAGCAAATTGTTGGTATAAAGCCCCTGTGGTCCCCGGAAAAAACGCCACCGGAATAAATACCGCCATCAACACCAAGGAAGTGGCAATTACTGCCCCCGTCAATTCCCCCATGGCCTCCTGGGCCGCCTGTCGGGGGTCTTCGTGCTTCACCTTAATAAAACGGCTAATCTGCTCCACCACAATGATGGCATCGTCCACCACCATCCCCGTGGCCAAAGTTAAGCCAAACAAAGTCAGACTATTGATGGAAAAGTCAAACAGTTTAACAAAACCAAAGGTGCCAATGAGCGCCAGGGGAATGGTCAAAGCGGGAATTAAAGCCGATCGCCAGTCCTGGAGAAAAACCAGAATGACCAAAATTACCAGGGCCACCGCAATTAAGAGGGTTTTTACCACCTCAAACAGGGACTCCTGGACAAATTCAGTGGTGTCAAAGGCCACGTTGTACTCAATGCCTTCGGGAAAATTTTCCGCCAGCCGGGCCATTTCGTCTTTAACCAAGCGGGCAACTTCCAGGGCATTACTATCCAATAGTTGGTAAATACCTAGCCCCACCGCTTCCTGGCCCCGAAAGCGCAAAAAGCTATTGTAATTCTCCGCCCCCAGTTCCACCCGGCCAATGTCCTTAAACCTAACCACAGAGCCACTGGGGCCCGATTTAACAATTAAATTTTCAAAGTCCCCCAAATCAGCCAACTGACTGCTAGCCCGTAAATCAAGTTGGTATTCCTGCCCGGGCGGCGCCGGTTCCGCCCCAATTTGCCCAGCCCCCACCTGGAGGTTTTGTTCCCTCAGGGCTTGGCTTAGATCCTCCATGGTCAACTGTTGGGCCGCTAGTTTCATCGGATCGACCCAAAGACGCATGGCATAGAGCCGTTCCCCGAAAATCCGCACATTCCCCACCCCAGTGATCCGACGGAGAGGATCCACCAGGTAGCGGTCGGCGTAGTTGCTCAAGAAAACGTTGTCATACTGACCATTGGGGCTAGTGATGCCAATGCCCAGCAAGAGCGCATTCGATTCTTTGTTAACCCTCACCCCTGTGCGATTGACTGATTCTGGCAACTGAGGGGAAGCGAGGGCCACCCGATTCTGTACGTCAACGGCGGCAATATCTTTATTCTGACTGCGGTCAAAGGTGACAGTGATGCTGCTGGTGCCATCGTTACTACTGGTGGAGCTGATGTAGCGCATGCCTTCCACCCCATTGATTTGCCGCTCCAAAATGTCGGTAACGGCCCTCTCCACCACCTCCGCATTGGCGCCGCTGTAGTTGGAAGTCACCTGAATGGCTGTGGGGGCAATTTCGGGAAACTGGGCCACGGGGAGATTGACCAAGCTGATCATTCCCACCAAGAGGATGATAATGGCGCAAACGCTGGCAAAAACGGGGCGTTTAATGAAAAAATCGACAAACATGGTAGGCACAAAGGCGGTTCAGCGGCGAAGACTGGCTTTCAACCCGGCCGTCGTTGCCATATTGTTACATATCTTTAACAATGCCCTAACCCTACTTTGGGTTGATCTTTCGGTTGCCCAGAAGCTTAATTTGGGCTGGAGGGATTAGTAGAACAACTGTGGTGATCTCAATTTTCCTCAATGGAAAAATTTGCCTCAACGGATCGTTGGGGAATGGGAAAAAATAGTATCACTTACTAGAGCGTAGAAGAAATTACAGCACAGTAGCCTTGATGACTTCCCCCGTGACCGCATCACTCATGATCACCTGCCCGATCGCCGTGGGGAGAATAAAGCGAACTTTACCAGCTTTGACCTTTTTGTCGTGCAGTAAACTAGCCAGCAAATCTTCCACCGCCAGGGATGGGGGTATCTCCGTGGGTAATTTAGTTTTGAGCAATAGTTGCCGTTGGCGATCGCCGAGGTCTTGGTCGCACAGTTCCAGGTAATGGGCAATTTTGGCCGCCGCTTCCATGCCAATGGCCACCGCTTCCCCATGGTTAATCACTCCGTAACCCGTTAAACTTTCTACCCCGTGGCCAATGGTATGGCCATAGTTGAGGATGGCCCGCAGTCCCGCTTCCTTCTCATCTTGGCTGACCACATCCACTTTTGCCTGGCAAGAGCGTTGGATAATTTGGGTTAGCAATGCCGGGGCCAGGTGATCGATGCTCGATAAATCGTTTGCTTCTTCTAAGGCTGTAAATAATTCTGGGTCCCAAATCACGCCGTATTTAATCACTTCCGCCATACCCGCTCGAAATTCCCGTTCCGGCAGGGTTTTTAACACGGTGGGGTCAATGTACACCAAGCGGGGCTGGTAAAAAGCCCCAATTAAATTTTTCCCCTGGGGATGGTTCACCCCCGTTTTACCGCCAATGGAAGCATCCACCATGGCCAGCAAAGAAGTGGGTACCTGGACAAAATTAATACCCCGGAGCCATGTAGCCGCCCCAAACCCGGTCATGTCACCAATGACGCCGCCCCCCAGGGCCAGCAGGGTGGAATTGCGTTCCAAATTGGCTTGGAAAGCGACATCGTAAAGCTCATTAATGGAAGCCAGGGTTTTGTGGGTTTCCCCGGCGGGAATTAAATGCTGAAAAACCTCATAGCCCGCCCTTTGTAAAGCTTGAATGACAACTTCACCGTAGTGGTCATAAATTTCCGGGTTGGATACCACCATAATTTTTTGGCCCAAACCGAGGGGAGCCAAGTGGCTCGCAATTTCCGCCAATCCTCCCGGCGCAATCTGTACTTGATAAGGGGACTGGGGCAGGGGAACGGGGATGGTGGTGGCCATAAGTTGCTGGTTCAATCGGTGGCGCTGGATCGTACAATAGCAAACAATTACAACGTTTTTATCAAAGCGAGGAACAAAATTATGGCCGCTGGTGTTGGCATTTTCATTGGTTATATTGCTGTTTTTACCGGGGTCGCCCTTGGTCTCCTCTACGGCCTGCGGTTTGTCAAGCTGATCTAATCCATCTTCAAGTTAACTGAGAGAGTGTTTTACAAGCCCCCCGCCCCCCAACTGGGGGGGAAACTAGGGAAAAGTCCCCCAGCATTGCAGTCGCGTTAGTGGGTTGGTTTAGGGGGCAAAAATTGGTCAACTAGCAACGTTAATTAATCGCTAGGGCCAGGCTTTTACTCTAAAAATTTTAAAAAAACTACATTAAGCAAAATATTTAGGCACCATTATGTTTCCCACCACCCGTCCCCGCCGTCTGCGCCAAAACGATGTTCTCCGCCGCATGGTCAGGGAAAATACCCTCACCGTTAATGATTTGATCTACCCCCTGTTTGCCGTTCCCGGTAGCAGTGTAGCCAAAGAAGTGGTATCCATGCCGGGGGTGTACCAGTTATCGGTGGACAAAATTGTCGATGAAGCGAAGGAAGTACGGGATTTGGGTATTCCCGCCATTATCCTCTTTGGTATTCCTGAAGATAAGGATACTGATGCCACTGGAGCTTGGCATGATTGCGGCATTGTCCAAAAGGCGACGGAGGCGGTGAAAAAAGCAGTGCCAGATTTGGTGGTAATTGTTGATACTTGTTTGTGTGAATATACCAGCCATGGCCACTGTGGCTATCTGGAGACGGGGGATTTAACCGGCCGGGTGTTGAACGATCCCACCCTGGAATTGTTGAAAAAAACCGCTGTGTCCCAGGCCAATGCTGGGGCGGATATCATTGCTCCTTCGGGGATGATGGATGGTTTTGTCCAGGCCATTCGGGAAGCCTTGGATGACCATGATTTCCAAAATATTCCCATTCTTTCCTACGCAGCTAAGTATGCCTCGGCCTATTACGGCCCCTTCCGGGATGCGGCGGATTCCTCCCCCCAATTCGGCGATCGCCGGACCTACCAAATGGATCCAGGCAATAGTCGGGAAGCCCTGAAAGAAGTTGAATTAGATTTGCTCGAGGGAGCGGATATGGTGATGGTCAAACCGGCTCTGTCCTATATGGATATTATTTGGCGCATTAAGGAAATGACCAATCTACCAGTGGCGGCCTATAACGTTTCTGGGGAATATTCCATGGTGAAAGCGGCGGCCCTCAACGGTTGGATTGATGAGCAAAAAGTAACTCTGGAAACCCTCACCAGCTTTAAACGGGCCGGGGCAGATTTGATTTTGACTTACCACGCTAAGGATGCGGCCCGCTGGCTCCAGGGCTAAAGGGATAATTCCCATAATTGGTCGATCCTAATTTCAAACGGCTTGGCCATGGATGGGACGGGCTGGGAGAAAGGAAAATAATGCCTAAAGCGCCCCTATTAAGTGTTTGTATTCCTGCCTATAACCGCCCTGCTTGGCTAAGGCGGGGTTTGGAGTCGATCGCCGTTGGGGATGGCACTGATATAGAGGTGGTCATTACCGATGATTCCGACACTAATCAGTCCCAGGCGATCGCCGCTGAGGTGTTAAAAAATTGGTCATTGTCTTGGCGCTACGAACACCATCAACAACCGTTGGGCATGGCCCAAAACTGGAACCGGGCTATTCAATGGGCGACGGGGCAGTATGTGATGGTTCTCCACGACGACGATTTTTTTTTACCCCAGGGATTAGGTCGGCTGGTCAATAAGTTGCAAGGGTTAGGGAACCAATACCCAGTTTTATTATTTGGGGTCCTGGTGGTGGATGCCCAAGAACGGGTCATGAAGCGGCAAGGGTTTAGACAAGATAAACTTTTGCCCCCCCACGATGCATTAATACGGCTTTTTTCCGATTCTTCGTTTGTCCGTTTCCCGGCCATGGTAATTAGACGGGACTTATTCACGGAGGTGGGTTATTTCAATCCGGACTGGCGGGAACCCTGTGATCTGGAAATGTGGATGCGGTTACTTGCCCGGTATGGAGTGTATTGTTGTCGGGAAGCCACGGTGGCCTATCGGGTACATGGCCAAGCACTCACCATGGGTTCATTTCATAGAGAGACGGTGAATATTTTGCTGAAGTTGTTTGGGGAGTTGGAGCAGTTAAATATTTTGACGGCAAAGGATATTGAGTTTTGCAAAGGGTCATTTTTCCATCAATATATTTTGGCGGGGGCGTGGCGACAATTGCGACGGCGACGCTGGCGGGAATTTCAACAAGTGATGGGATTGTTTGATTTGCCGGAGTTGAAGTCGTTGTCTTGTCCAGTGAAATGGTATTTTTTGAGAGGGTTATTTTCTTTGCCCTAGTATCAACTTTTTAATGGGTTTTTAATGGGACGAAATAACTTTTTCAATCAAACCCAAGTCCAAATTCAGTTTTTGGGCGATCCTTTCTGGAGATAGTCCGGCTTGGAAGAGGAGGGGGACAGCTTCAAGCTTACCTTCTAGTCTTCCCTCCAATTTGCCTTCCAATTTTCCCTCTTGCTTCGCATCCTGATACACTCGAGTTTGTTTAATTTCGGCGAGATCAAACATAGCGCGGAGTTTCTCTTGGGTGAGTTGGGGAAATTTGCAGAGTATGGCATTGTCGATTAGCTCTATTGTTAAGGTAGCCAGTCGGGATCGAGGATTTGTTCTAGGGTATAGGGACAAGTCAATGGAAATATTTCAGGGGACAATTTTGATTTGCGAATGGCACTTTTGCGGGCTTTTTGATAATCCTTCTCCAGAATTGTCGTGAGATGATTAAAGAGAACTTTGGATTCTAGCAGTAGATCCAGTTCTAAGCGAAAGTTATCAATTTCTTTTTCCCAACCTTTCCCTGACCATTCTTTTTCGGAGTACCAATATTGATAAAGCAGTAAATGAATCAGTAGTCGGAGTAAATAACTTTCGACTTTGTGGCGTTGTTCCCGTCCCAATGCTTCTATTTCTTCAGTTAAATTGTCCCAGTCAAGCTGTTCGATGTCATGGTTTTTAAGTTGGTTAAGGGTAGTATCTAACCAAGCGACATAATCGTCTTCATAAAGGTTGGGGACAGAAGGGTTAGAAATCATCGTTTTTAGGAAATTAGTTATTGGTTGTTGTTACAGCATTTGAGCTGAATTTGGGTGATTCGAGCTTGGGAGATTTCTCCTCCTCTTGAAACTATAAAGATAATAGGTTTCTGTTGGCATAATATATTTGAATCACGGTGATGAAAGCGTTTGAGATAGGCACATCGAAGACACAGGACTCGAATTAATTAATTTGAACTACTCCAAGTGGGATGCACCCCCTATATCAATTTGTTATTTATTTCTAAGTACTGCGGAAATTTTTATTCAGCCGACATGAGGTAGGTATCATAGAAAATTGCAGTGGCGATAATCAAACGGTCATGGGGATCACGGTGGTGCTCTGGCAATTCAACAGCTATTTGGGCAATCTTAGGGATAATCGGCAGAAGTAAAATATTTGATCCCTCAAGGGCTTGGTCAAACCAATCTGTTTTATTTTGGGGGAGGATAATCCGCTGATGCTGATCTAGCCAAGCGATTTCAAAGCAACTGATAGCACTGACCGCCAAAGGTATGGTCTGTTGCAAAAGCTCGACTCTTTTGATTCCTAGTTGATTGAGGTCACCATTCACCCACCAGAGCCAAATGTGGGTATCCAGAACTATCATTGCAATATTTCCCAATCTGTTTCGGGGACGCTATCGAAAATATCCCCCAGTATTTGTACTTTCCCAACTAAATTAGCAGGGGTACTGTTGACTAGTAAAGTTGACTCATTAATATCATCAAGAACAAGAAAAATTTCCTGTATTTT is a window of Synechocystis sp. PCC 7338 DNA encoding:
- a CDS encoding glycosyltransferase family 2 protein; protein product: MPKAPLLSVCIPAYNRPAWLRRGLESIAVGDGTDIEVVITDDSDTNQSQAIAAEVLKNWSLSWRYEHHQQPLGMAQNWNRAIQWATGQYVMVLHDDDFFLPQGLGRLVNKLQGLGNQYPVLLFGVLVVDAQERVMKRQGFRQDKLLPPHDALIRLFSDSSFVRFPAMVIRRDLFTEVGYFNPDWREPCDLEMWMRLLARYGVYCCREATVAYRVHGQALTMGSFHRETVNILLKLFGELEQLNILTAKDIEFCKGSFFHQYILAGAWRQLRRRRWREFQQVMGLFDLPELKSLSCPVKWYFLRGLFSLP
- the hemB gene encoding porphobilinogen synthase — protein: MFPTTRPRRLRQNDVLRRMVRENTLTVNDLIYPLFAVPGSSVAKEVVSMPGVYQLSVDKIVDEAKEVRDLGIPAIILFGIPEDKDTDATGAWHDCGIVQKATEAVKKAVPDLVVIVDTCLCEYTSHGHCGYLETGDLTGRVLNDPTLELLKKTAVSQANAGADIIAPSGMMDGFVQAIREALDDHDFQNIPILSYAAKYASAYYGPFRDAADSSPQFGDRRTYQMDPGNSREALKEVELDLLEGADMVMVKPALSYMDIIWRIKEMTNLPVAAYNVSGEYSMVKAAALNGWIDEQKVTLETLTSFKRAGADLILTYHAKDAARWLQG
- a CDS encoding type II toxin-antitoxin system VapC family toxin encodes the protein MIVLDTHIWLWWVNGDLNQLGIKRVELLQQTIPLAVSAISCFEIAWLDQHQRIILPQNKTDWFDQALEGSNILLLPIIPKIAQIAVELPEHHRDPHDRLIIATAIFYDTYLMSAE
- a CDS encoding DUF29 domain-containing protein, translated to MISNPSVPNLYEDDYVAWLDTTLNQLKNHDIEQLDWDNLTEEIEALGREQRHKVESYLLRLLIHLLLYQYWYSEKEWSGKGWEKEIDNFRLELDLLLESKVLFNHLTTILEKDYQKARKSAIRKSKLSPEIFPLTCPYTLEQILDPDWLP
- a CDS encoding cytochrome B6; translated protein: MAAGVGIFIGYIAVFTGVALGLLYGLRFVKLI
- a CDS encoding efflux RND transporter permease subunit, translated to MFVDFFIKRPVFASVCAIIILLVGMISLVNLPVAQFPEIAPTAIQVTSNYSGANAEVVERAVTDILERQINGVEGMRYISSTSSNDGTSSITVTFDRSQNKDIAAVDVQNRVALASPQLPESVNRTGVRVNKESNALLLGIGITSPNGQYDNVFLSNYADRYLVDPLRRITGVGNVRIFGERLYAMRLWVDPMKLAAQQLTMEDLSQALREQNLQVGAGQIGAEPAPPGQEYQLDLRASSQLADLGDFENLIVKSGPSGSVVRFKDIGRVELGAENYNSFLRFRGQEAVGLGIYQLLDSNALEVARLVKDEMARLAENFPEGIEYNVAFDTTEFVQESLFEVVKTLLIAVALVILVILVFLQDWRSALIPALTIPLALIGTFGFVKLFDFSINSLTLFGLTLATGMVVDDAIIVVEQISRFIKVKHEDPRQAAQEAMGELTGAVIATSLVLMAVFIPVAFFPGTTGALYQQFALTIAFSILLSTFLALTLTPSLCALLLREGQEPPAAIAWFFNWFNRRLERVRQLYGGALQRLVKFKAMVVGVFVLLLGATAWFYLTVPTAFLPDEDQGYFITIIQAPQGVSLQYTSRVMAQVEKELLAVPEITATFAVGGFSFSGNSPNQGIIFSRLKPWGERPAPNQSVQAIIGQMFGKFSQIPEANIFPLNPPPIRGLGQFGGFDFQLQDLRVNSELDTMVGTMGQILGAANQSPDLQRVFSTFQANSPQLIVDVDRNRAKSLGVPVDQIFQTMETALGSSYVNDFVLQGRTYRVYLQADEQFRSSPEDINRLYVRSESGTMIPMANLVKVTQGVGAPIITHYNLFRSIAITGSANQGVSTGQAMNAMAAIARQVMPPGFDFQWSGISLEEVTSQGQAPIIFGLGLLFVFLVLAAQYENYVDPVIILLSVPLAILGALMAQSLRGFPNDVYCQIGLVMLIGLASKNAILIVEFANQLREQGYSIVKAALEAAQDRLRPILMTGFSTLFGIFPLAIATGAGAGSRQALGTAVFGGMLVATFLSLFVVPVLYIVVKTISGQLLAPKSPPSEPLPEAQPQSPAPAPHQNG
- the aroB gene encoding 3-dehydroquinate synthase, whose amino-acid sequence is MATTIPVPLPQSPYQVQIAPGGLAEIASHLAPLGLGQKIMVVSNPEIYDHYGEVVIQALQRAGYEVFQHLIPAGETHKTLASINELYDVAFQANLERNSTLLALGGGVIGDMTGFGAATWLRGINFVQVPTSLLAMVDASIGGKTGVNHPQGKNLIGAFYQPRLVYIDPTVLKTLPEREFRAGMAEVIKYGVIWDPELFTALEEANDLSSIDHLAPALLTQIIQRSCQAKVDVVSQDEKEAGLRAILNYGHTIGHGVESLTGYGVINHGEAVAIGMEAAAKIAHYLELCDQDLGDRQRQLLLKTKLPTEIPPSLAVEDLLASLLHDKKVKAGKVRFILPTAIGQVIMSDAVTGEVIKATVL